In Rhipicephalus microplus isolate Deutch F79 chromosome 9, USDA_Rmic, whole genome shotgun sequence, one genomic interval encodes:
- the RpS29 gene encoding ribosomal protein S29 produces the protein MGHENIWYSHPRKYGPGSRYCRVCANHHGLIRKYGLNICRRCFRQYAADIGFKKLD, from the exons ATGGGTCACGAAAACATCTGGTATTCCCACCCCAGGAAGTATGGACCTGGCTCCCGGTACTG CCGGGTCTGTGCCAACCACCACGGGCTCATCCGCAAGTACGGCCTGAACATCTGTCGCCGTTGCTTCAGACAGTACGCAGCTGACATTGGGTTTAAAAAG ctGGACTAA